From Geoalkalibacter sp., the proteins below share one genomic window:
- the ald gene encoding alanine dehydrogenase: protein MIVGVPTEIKTHEYRVALTPAGARTLVEDGHRVLVQVGAGLGSGILDEEYRRAGAELVGSASEAFAADLVVKVKEPLAAEYAFLRPGQILFTYLHLAPARDLTLRLLDAQVTGVAYETIELPDGSLPLLQPMSEVAGRMAVQVGAHYLQKENGGRGVLLSGAPGVKPGKVLIVGAGTVGRNAVRVAAGMGADVRVMDVSPARLAWLDDHYGNRIRTLMSNSQNIEDEIVDADLFIGAVLVAGARAPRLVGRELVARMNPGSVIVDVAVDQGGCVETIRPTTHDHPVYSVDGVIHYGVANMPGAVSRTSTFALTNSTLPYVRKIAGQGLAAACRGDEALRRGVNTLAGLVRSKPVAEALGLEFQEYWP from the coding sequence ATGATCGTCGGCGTTCCCACAGAAATCAAGACCCACGAATATCGCGTCGCCCTGACGCCTGCCGGCGCGCGCACCCTCGTCGAGGACGGCCATCGGGTGCTGGTGCAGGTCGGCGCGGGCCTCGGCAGCGGCATCCTCGATGAGGAATATCGCCGCGCCGGCGCCGAGCTGGTGGGCAGCGCCTCCGAGGCCTTCGCCGCCGATCTGGTGGTCAAGGTCAAGGAACCCCTGGCGGCGGAATATGCGTTCTTGCGCCCCGGGCAGATCCTGTTCACCTATCTCCACTTGGCTCCCGCGCGCGATTTGACTCTGCGGCTCCTGGACGCCCAAGTGACCGGAGTCGCCTACGAAACCATCGAACTGCCCGACGGCAGCCTGCCTTTGCTTCAGCCCATGAGCGAGGTGGCCGGGCGCATGGCGGTGCAGGTCGGCGCCCATTACCTGCAAAAGGAAAACGGCGGACGCGGCGTGCTGCTCTCCGGCGCGCCCGGGGTCAAGCCGGGCAAGGTGCTCATCGTCGGCGCGGGCACCGTGGGCCGCAACGCCGTGCGCGTCGCCGCCGGCATGGGCGCCGACGTGCGGGTCATGGATGTCAGCCCGGCGCGCCTGGCCTGGCTCGACGATCATTACGGCAATCGCATCCGCACCCTCATGTCCAACTCACAGAATATCGAGGACGAGATCGTCGACGCCGATCTGTTCATCGGCGCGGTGCTCGTGGCCGGGGCGCGCGCCCCGCGCCTGGTCGGTCGCGAGTTGGTGGCGCGCATGAATCCGGGCAGCGTCATCGTCGATGTCGCCGTCGATCAGGGCGGCTGCGTCGAGACCATCCGTCCCACCACCCACGATCATCCGGTGTATTCCGTCGATGGCGTCATTCACTACGGCGTGGCCAACATGCCCGGCGCCGTGAGCCGCACCAGCACCTTCGCCCTGACCAACAGCACCCTGCCTTATGTGCGCAAGATCGCCGGGCAGGGGCTGGCCGCCGCCTGCCGCGGCGACGAAGCCCTGCGGCGCGGCGTCAACACCCTGGCCGGGTTGGTGCGCAGCAAGCCGGTGGCCGAAGCCCTCGGGCTGGAGTTTCAGGAGTACTGGCCGTAA
- a CDS encoding AI-2E family transporter, producing the protein MSDQTTWGRGSRFLLTSGAFVLLVAGLREAAPILVPFLLAIFIAIICGPAFFWLKKRGLPPFAAVMTVLLGVIGLELLLGAFVGSSIDTFIQNLPLYQLRLKEEATGLLAFLARFGVDIPRQQFLDFIDPGAVMRLVGSMLTGFGGVLTNMFLILLTVIFMLLEAASFPAKLRAAFHNAEVPAGHLSRVAEGIKRYLAMKTLVSLGTGLSVTILVALLGVDFPILWGLIAFLLNYVPNIGSIIAALPAVLLAFIQFGGLRALIVAAGYVLINVIFGNIIEPKIMGRGLGLSTLVVFVSLVFWGWILGPVGMLLSVPLTMTVKIALESGPDTRWIAVLLGEEPRDPVDPEKKTSKRNISFHR; encoded by the coding sequence ATGTCCGATCAAACTACCTGGGGTCGCGGCTCGCGTTTTCTGCTGACCAGCGGCGCCTTTGTGCTGCTGGTGGCCGGTTTGCGCGAGGCGGCGCCCATTCTCGTGCCCTTTCTGCTCGCCATTTTTATCGCCATCATCTGCGGTCCGGCCTTCTTCTGGCTGAAAAAGCGCGGTCTGCCGCCCTTCGCGGCGGTGATGACGGTGCTGCTCGGCGTCATCGGGCTGGAGCTGCTGCTGGGCGCCTTCGTCGGCAGCTCCATCGACACCTTCATCCAGAACCTGCCCCTCTACCAGCTGCGGCTCAAGGAAGAAGCGACGGGCCTGCTTGCCTTTCTCGCCCGCTTCGGGGTGGATATTCCCCGTCAGCAGTTTCTCGACTTCATCGATCCCGGCGCCGTCATGCGTCTGGTCGGCTCCATGCTCACCGGCTTTGGCGGTGTGCTGACCAACATGTTTCTGATCCTGCTCACGGTGATTTTCATGCTGCTCGAGGCGGCGAGCTTTCCCGCCAAGCTGCGCGCCGCCTTTCACAACGCCGAGGTGCCGGCGGGGCATCTGAGCCGCGTGGCCGAGGGCATCAAGCGCTATCTGGCGATGAAAACCCTGGTCAGTTTGGGGACCGGCCTTTCCGTCACCATTCTGGTCGCCCTGCTCGGCGTGGATTTCCCGATTCTCTGGGGGCTGATCGCCTTTCTGCTCAACTACGTGCCCAACATCGGCTCGATCATCGCCGCCCTGCCGGCGGTGCTGCTCGCCTTCATCCAGTTCGGCGGCCTGCGCGCGCTCATCGTGGCGGCGGGCTACGTTCTCATCAACGTGATCTTCGGCAACATCATCGAACCCAAGATCATGGGCCGCGGCCTGGGCCTCTCGACCCTGGTGGTGTTCGTCTCGTTGGTGTTCTGGGGCTGGATTCTCGGACCCGTGGGCATGCTGCTCTCGGTGCCCCTGACCATGACCGTCAAGATCGCCCTGGAAAGCGGCCCGGATACGCGCTGGATCGCCGTGCTGCTCGGCGAGGAACCGCGGGACCCCGTTGATCCTGAGAAAAAAACAAGCAAGAGAAACATATCTTTTCACCGCTGA